In a single window of the Amycolatopsis sp. cg5 genome:
- a CDS encoding prenyltransferase/squalene oxidase repeat-containing protein, which translates to MTWVREQASALVAEMTGDPFGSFSASVYETGRVVSLMPSLDGHDERVRYLLRQQRSDGGWGGPGLYGLAPTLSAIEALLRQPGEDARNAAQRGLESLVDNGMVPDTVAVEIIVPGLVQEINARLGKELAVPGGMTAETLGKLREMMDCGLALPTKLLHSLEAFGSRARGADFVEATEYGVGCSPAATASWLGDGQVHPYLAAVQDPETRAVPVAAPLAVFERAWVLSTLAGVGVPCTVPGDIVDWLAGEFGESGVAGGVGLPPDADDTAAALHALAKLGRPRSTDTLRGYRVEDHFATFADERTPSTTTNAHVLQALGASRDGHQEVMGKLALWLRDRQERDGSWQDKWHASPYYATVCCAVALAEHGNEVTAGSVRDAVGWVLANQRPDGSWGRWDGTFEETAYAVQVLLRTNISHAAIPAAAARGCEFLFQNQDADHPPLWHDKDLYTPLRIVRAEGLAAMYLGLANAEVARLLAFSR; encoded by the coding sequence ATGACGTGGGTCCGGGAGCAGGCGTCGGCGCTGGTCGCCGAGATGACCGGCGATCCGTTCGGGAGCTTCTCCGCGTCGGTTTACGAGACCGGGCGGGTGGTTTCGCTCATGCCGTCACTCGACGGACATGACGAGCGAGTCCGCTATTTGCTGCGGCAGCAGCGTTCGGACGGCGGCTGGGGCGGGCCCGGACTGTACGGGCTCGCGCCCACCCTCAGTGCCATCGAGGCGCTGCTGAGACAGCCGGGCGAAGACGCGCGCAACGCCGCGCAGCGTGGGCTCGAATCGTTGGTGGACAACGGAATGGTGCCGGACACCGTCGCCGTCGAAATCATCGTTCCCGGTCTCGTGCAGGAGATCAACGCGCGGCTCGGCAAGGAGCTGGCCGTGCCGGGCGGGATGACCGCCGAGACGCTGGGAAAGCTGCGCGAGATGATGGACTGCGGCCTCGCGCTGCCGACCAAGCTGCTGCATTCCTTGGAGGCCTTCGGTTCTCGCGCGCGCGGCGCCGATTTCGTCGAGGCGACCGAGTACGGCGTCGGGTGCTCGCCGGCGGCCACCGCGAGCTGGCTGGGTGACGGGCAGGTGCACCCGTATCTGGCGGCCGTGCAGGATCCGGAAACGCGGGCGGTGCCGGTCGCCGCGCCGCTCGCCGTGTTCGAGCGGGCCTGGGTACTGTCCACATTGGCCGGTGTCGGTGTTCCGTGCACGGTGCCCGGCGACATCGTCGACTGGCTGGCAGGCGAATTCGGCGAGTCAGGGGTCGCGGGCGGTGTCGGGCTGCCGCCGGACGCCGACGACACGGCTGCCGCGTTGCACGCGCTCGCCAAGCTTGGCCGTCCGCGCTCGACGGACACGTTGCGCGGCTATCGCGTCGAGGACCACTTCGCCACGTTCGCCGACGAGCGGACCCCGTCGACCACCACGAACGCGCACGTCCTGCAGGCGCTCGGTGCTTCGCGCGACGGCCACCAAGAGGTCATGGGCAAGCTCGCCTTGTGGCTGCGAGACCGCCAGGAACGTGACGGCAGCTGGCAGGACAAGTGGCATGCTTCCCCTTACTACGCAACGGTTTGCTGCGCGGTCGCGCTCGCCGAGCACGGTAACGAGGTCACGGCCGGTTCGGTACGGGACGCCGTCGGCTGGGTGCTGGCGAACCAGCGGCCGGACGGTTCGTGGGGACGCTGGGATGGCACCTTCGAGGAGACCGCGTACGCGGTGCAGGTCCTGTTGCGTACCAACATCTCGCACGCGGCGATCCCGGCGGCGGCCGCGCGGGGATGCGAATTCCTGTTCCAGAACCAGGATGCCGACCATCCGCCGCTGTGGCACGACAAGGATCTCTACACGCCGTTGCGGATCGTGCGAGCGGAAGGGTTGGCCGCCATGTACCTCGGGCTCGCCAACGCCGAAGTCGCGCGACTGCTGGCATTTTCGAGATGA
- a CDS encoding ribbon-helix-helix protein, CopG family: MTDAVDRARRRAIRAEYAEEEAEAGEAEALESAQAVLSVRIPKQLAEELKERAAAEHIGTSALVRRILTKTIHARLEEPPLTEERVEMIARRVFRELSEG, encoded by the coding sequence ATGACCGACGCAGTCGATCGGGCTCGCCGAAGGGCGATCCGCGCCGAGTATGCAGAAGAGGAAGCCGAGGCCGGCGAAGCTGAAGCCCTTGAGAGTGCGCAGGCTGTGCTGTCCGTGCGCATTCCGAAGCAGCTCGCCGAAGAGCTGAAGGAGCGAGCCGCCGCCGAGCACATCGGCACGTCGGCTCTCGTGCGCAGGATTCTCACCAAGACGATCCACGCTCGCCTCGAAGAGCCGCCGCTCACCGAAGAGCGTGTCGAGATGATCGCCCGGCGCGTCTTCCGAGAGTTGAGCGAAGGCTGA
- a CDS encoding serine/threonine protein kinase yields MKHEVSVSELLAREGWAQVPPPPPSRSRWRVMAVMAAVIMGCGTAAVLVGLGSAAEQADSKEHITMVEMPSRTSGVAGGDTTQTTETTTTDDNPSGAGHGSSPSSTHSTSTSSSATTTSTPTSGTPTTGSTSPRSDDPSTTGSPTPSSPKPPSNPPPTPTTKPCILWPLFC; encoded by the coding sequence GTGAAGCACGAGGTGTCGGTTTCCGAGTTGCTCGCGCGCGAAGGCTGGGCGCAGGTGCCACCCCCGCCGCCGTCGCGGTCACGCTGGCGGGTGATGGCCGTGATGGCCGCGGTGATCATGGGCTGCGGCACGGCCGCCGTGCTGGTCGGCCTCGGCTCGGCAGCCGAGCAGGCCGACAGCAAAGAACACATCACCATGGTCGAGATGCCGTCGCGCACCTCTGGGGTGGCCGGCGGCGACACGACGCAGACCACCGAGACGACCACGACGGACGACAACCCGTCCGGCGCGGGCCACGGCTCGTCGCCCAGCAGCACTCACTCGACGTCGACCAGCAGCTCGGCCACCACGACCTCGACCCCGACGAGCGGCACGCCGACCACGGGCTCGACCAGTCCGCGCAGCGACGACCCGTCGACCACCGGCTCGCCGACTCCGTCCTCGCCGAAGCCGCCGTCGAACCCGCCGCCGACGCCGACCACCAAGCCCTGCATCCTCTGGCCCCTGTTCTGCTGA
- a CDS encoding EAL domain-containing protein translates to MEADFPDGQLAVGSRLSRGIVADLSLSTESAVIWSLGLTDGTVSWLPGLELVLGMAGSSEYEVRARLLELIEPLVSAARARDVEQDLELEQRFETSCGATRWVRFRARSVRTGGTYNLLGIAADATSRHEDKKAMADLTDRYRLLVELSPDAIIVHEAKRLVYVNSAAIRFLGATSAVELLGKEITEIADQASIPGILKRLESLVAPGSMTQPAEAVLKRLDGGTLSIETVSVRTTWEGRPAFQVIMRDMSAQRAAEATLRYQAALVSHVSDAIIATSVAGVVTSWNPAAEAVYGRSAAEAVGRRVDEVVGATLDPLAVLLAGGVIQATHRHVDGTALEIRVSAAEMNDGYVLVCADETARRRAEEHFKTVVASLDEGVVVVGPTGLIESANPAAQRIFGIRESDLVGIESTSLELYDECGKRIPPESYPAQEAQCTMTSRSRRVVRLRRPDGRNVWLSLTSRLLDFGDTAPASVVTSFTDITERRAIGERLEHEATHDPLTELANRTLVLSRLSTALRRPGRADVTTVLFIDLDKFKVINDSLGHSVGDKVLRIVGERLHRAVHREDLVGRLGGDEFVVVTNSIVDPAEIRALAQHLREYLTEPITVDGRQLHIDASIGIVIADSCDGRTAEDLLRDADVAMYQAKTLGRGRYEFFDVELRERMQRRLRLEQDLRDALPNEQLWTAYQPVVDLQTGRMVAVEALMRWNHPQHGAISPVEFIGLAEESDLINVIGTHMLRSTTRELAARRAEHDIDIHLKVNLSVRQLDDPQLVPVVQDALATTGLPANALCLEVTESALMRDHVAAAEILSSLRDVGIRLAIDDFGTGYSSLAQLQRLTLDTLKIDRSFITGIGTSRDAEAIVTSIIAMAHAVDLTVIAEGVETQDQLEILRDLGCDQAQGFYLGRPSPADDLFPKVASFRWHTP, encoded by the coding sequence ATGGAGGCTGATTTCCCCGACGGGCAGCTCGCCGTCGGGAGCAGGCTCAGCCGCGGCATCGTCGCGGACCTCTCCCTGTCCACCGAGTCGGCCGTGATCTGGTCGCTCGGCCTCACCGACGGGACCGTGTCGTGGCTGCCCGGCCTGGAGCTGGTGCTCGGGATGGCGGGCTCGTCGGAGTACGAAGTCCGGGCCCGGTTGCTGGAGCTCATCGAGCCACTGGTCAGCGCCGCCCGCGCCCGGGACGTCGAGCAAGACCTCGAGCTGGAGCAGCGTTTCGAGACCTCATGCGGCGCGACGCGCTGGGTGAGGTTCCGCGCCCGCTCGGTCCGCACCGGCGGCACGTACAACCTGCTCGGCATCGCGGCCGACGCCACGTCGCGGCACGAGGACAAGAAGGCGATGGCGGACCTGACCGACCGCTACCGGCTGCTGGTCGAGCTCAGCCCGGACGCGATCATCGTGCACGAGGCCAAGCGGCTGGTGTACGTCAACTCCGCGGCCATCCGGTTCCTCGGCGCGACCTCCGCCGTCGAGCTGCTCGGCAAGGAGATCACCGAGATCGCCGACCAGGCGTCGATTCCCGGGATCCTGAAGCGGCTCGAGTCGCTGGTCGCGCCCGGTTCGATGACCCAGCCGGCCGAGGCGGTCCTCAAACGGCTCGACGGCGGCACGTTGAGCATCGAGACGGTTTCGGTGCGCACGACCTGGGAGGGCAGGCCCGCCTTCCAGGTGATCATGCGCGACATGTCGGCGCAGCGGGCGGCCGAAGCCACCCTGCGCTACCAGGCCGCGCTGGTCAGCCATGTCAGCGACGCGATCATCGCGACCAGTGTCGCGGGTGTCGTGACCAGCTGGAACCCGGCCGCGGAAGCCGTATACGGCCGCTCCGCCGCCGAAGCGGTCGGCCGCCGGGTCGACGAGGTGGTCGGCGCCACGCTCGATCCGCTGGCGGTGCTGCTGGCAGGCGGCGTCATCCAGGCCACGCACCGGCACGTCGACGGCACCGCGCTGGAGATCCGCGTCTCCGCCGCCGAGATGAACGACGGCTACGTGCTCGTCTGCGCGGACGAGACCGCGCGCAGGCGGGCCGAGGAGCACTTCAAGACGGTCGTCGCGTCGCTCGACGAAGGCGTCGTGGTGGTCGGCCCGACCGGGCTCATCGAGTCGGCCAACCCGGCCGCGCAGCGCATCTTCGGCATCCGGGAGAGCGACCTCGTCGGCATCGAGTCGACCTCGCTGGAGCTGTACGACGAATGCGGCAAGCGCATCCCGCCGGAGTCCTACCCGGCGCAGGAGGCCCAGTGCACGATGACCTCGCGCAGCCGCCGCGTCGTCCGCCTGCGCCGCCCCGACGGCCGCAACGTCTGGCTGTCGCTGACCTCCCGCCTGCTCGATTTCGGTGACACGGCACCGGCTTCGGTGGTCACCTCGTTCACCGACATCACCGAGCGCCGCGCGATCGGGGAGCGCCTCGAACACGAAGCCACCCACGACCCGCTGACCGAACTCGCCAACCGCACGCTCGTGCTGTCCAGGCTCAGCACCGCGCTGCGTCGGCCCGGCCGCGCCGACGTCACCACCGTGCTGTTCATCGACCTGGACAAGTTCAAGGTCATCAACGACTCGCTCGGCCACAGCGTCGGCGACAAGGTGCTGCGGATCGTCGGCGAGCGCCTGCACCGCGCCGTCCACCGCGAGGACCTCGTCGGACGGCTCGGCGGCGACGAGTTCGTGGTGGTCACCAACAGCATCGTCGACCCCGCCGAGATCAGGGCGCTGGCCCAGCACCTGCGCGAGTACCTGACCGAGCCGATCACGGTCGACGGCAGGCAGCTCCACATCGACGCCAGCATCGGCATCGTGATCGCCGACTCCTGCGACGGCCGCACCGCCGAAGACCTCCTCCGCGACGCCGACGTCGCCATGTACCAGGCGAAAACCCTCGGCCGGGGCCGCTACGAGTTCTTCGACGTCGAACTGCGCGAGCGCATGCAACGCAGGCTCCGCCTCGAACAGGACCTGCGCGACGCGCTGCCCAACGAGCAGCTGTGGACGGCCTATCAGCCGGTCGTCGACCTGCAGACCGGCCGCATGGTCGCGGTCGAGGCACTGATGCGCTGGAACCACCCCCAGCACGGCGCCATCTCCCCGGTCGAGTTCATCGGACTGGCCGAGGAAAGCGACCTCATCAACGTCATCGGCACCCACATGCTCCGCAGCACCACCCGCGAGCTGGCCGCCCGCCGCGCCGAGCACGACATCGACATCCACCTCAAGGTCAACCTCTCGGTCCGCCAGCTCGACGACCCCCAGCTGGTGCCGGTCGTCCAGGACGCACTCGCCACCACGGGCCTGCCCGCGAACGCGTTGTGCCTGGAGGTCACCGAGAGCGCGCTCATGCGCGACCACGTCGCGGCCGCGGAGATCCTCAGTTCCCTGCGCGACGTCGGGATCCGGCTGGCCATCGACGACTTCGGCACCGGGTATTCGTCGCTGGCCCAGCTCCAGCGCCTGACGCTCGACACGTTGAAGATCGATCGCTCGTTCATCACCGGCATCGGCACGTCTCGCGACGCCGAAGCCATCGTCACCAGCATCATCGCGATGGCGCACGCGGTCGACCTGACGGTCATCGCGGAGGGCGTGGAGACCCAGGATCAGCTGGAAATCCTGCGCGACCTCGGCTGTGACCAGGCGCAGGGCTTCTACCTGGGACGGCCTTCGCCCGCCGACGACCTCTTCCCGAAAGTCGCCTCGTTCCGCTGGCACACGCCATAA
- a CDS encoding SPFH domain-containing protein has product MTQVSMPRPQIHERQAGGMPGLPALGLAILVIAGAGLLIAAQITITTTVIGGVIAAIALFCTRGLTMVAPGQAQVLQLFGRYQGTIRADGLRWVNPFTVRRPISTRIRNLETEQAKVNDADGNPIEVAAVVVWQVEDTAKALFEVDNFGAFVAIQAETAVRHIAGSYPYDAHEENKLSLRDNAEEITAKMSAEISARVESAGVKIIESRITRLAYAPEIAQVMLQRQQAGAVVAARTKIVEGAVGMVELALQRLSEQEVVELDEERKAAMVSNLLVVLCGDRSTQPVVNTGSLYQ; this is encoded by the coding sequence ATGACCCAGGTTTCGATGCCACGCCCGCAGATCCACGAACGCCAGGCAGGCGGGATGCCGGGGCTGCCGGCGCTCGGGCTGGCGATCCTCGTCATCGCGGGCGCCGGCCTGCTGATCGCCGCCCAGATCACCATCACCACCACCGTGATCGGCGGGGTGATCGCGGCCATCGCGCTGTTCTGCACCAGGGGACTGACCATGGTCGCGCCCGGCCAGGCGCAGGTGCTGCAGCTGTTCGGCCGCTACCAGGGCACCATCCGCGCCGACGGGCTCCGCTGGGTCAACCCGTTCACCGTCCGGCGGCCGATCTCGACCAGGATCCGCAACCTGGAGACCGAGCAGGCCAAGGTCAACGACGCCGACGGTAACCCGATCGAGGTCGCGGCCGTGGTCGTCTGGCAGGTCGAGGACACCGCGAAGGCGTTGTTCGAGGTCGACAACTTCGGCGCGTTCGTCGCCATCCAGGCCGAGACGGCCGTGCGGCACATCGCGGGCAGCTACCCGTACGACGCGCACGAGGAGAACAAGCTCTCGCTGCGCGACAACGCCGAAGAGATCACCGCGAAGATGTCGGCCGAGATCTCCGCCCGCGTCGAGTCGGCAGGCGTGAAGATCATCGAATCGCGCATCACCCGGCTGGCGTACGCGCCGGAGATCGCCCAGGTGATGTTGCAGCGGCAGCAAGCCGGCGCGGTCGTCGCGGCGCGGACCAAGATCGTGGAAGGCGCTGTCGGTATGGTCGAACTGGCGCTGCAGCGCCTGTCCGAGCAGGAGGTCGTCGAGCTGGACGAGGAACGCAAGGCCGCGATGGTCAGCAACCTCCTGGTGGTGCTGTGTGGTGATCGTTCCACGCAGCCCGTCGTCAACACGGGGTCCTTGTACCAGTGA
- a CDS encoding rhomboid-like protein: MLDQLERPRLSKLLPTPRGTPFTFGYLVVLLATTLVVRFADPTLTSKLLTLSSTDAHNLWRRPFLALFASALWVGGDLWLPYFLIFAVLVAPLERRFKARRTAGVFFAGHVLATLLTELPVMWGISAGLLPRSDAHWLDIGVSYGFFTTAGALVFLLARRRALAVAGLGLFVVVIYLSDDPSSLEAIITLAGHAIAALFGLLCCGPWLARSPKK; encoded by the coding sequence GTGCTCGACCAGCTGGAACGCCCGCGCCTGTCCAAGCTCCTTCCGACGCCGCGCGGCACCCCGTTCACCTTCGGCTACCTCGTCGTCCTGCTCGCGACGACGCTCGTGGTGCGCTTCGCCGATCCGACGCTCACCTCGAAGCTGCTGACGCTTTCCAGCACCGACGCGCACAACCTCTGGCGGCGGCCGTTCCTGGCGTTGTTCGCCAGCGCGCTGTGGGTCGGCGGTGATCTTTGGCTGCCCTATTTCTTGATCTTCGCCGTGCTGGTCGCGCCGCTGGAACGCCGGTTCAAAGCCCGCCGGACGGCCGGGGTCTTCTTCGCGGGACACGTGCTCGCGACGCTGCTCACCGAGCTGCCGGTGATGTGGGGGATCAGTGCCGGCCTGCTGCCGAGATCCGACGCGCACTGGCTCGACATCGGCGTCAGCTACGGCTTCTTCACGACGGCGGGCGCGCTCGTCTTCCTGCTCGCACGCCGCCGCGCGCTCGCGGTCGCCGGGCTCGGCCTGTTCGTGGTGGTGATCTACCTGAGTGACGATCCGTCGAGCCTCGAAGCCATCATCACGCTGGCCGGTCACGCCATCGCGGCGCTCTTCGGGCTCCTCTGTTGCGGACCCTGGCTCGCGCGTTCCCCGAAAAAGTGA